In bacterium, the following proteins share a genomic window:
- the mreD gene encoding rod shape-determining protein MreD, with amino-acid sequence MRQFIRTTMLWFLVAFVGDALVAPMIDIAGRAPDFTIIALVMLALSAGAVPATVGGFAIGLVQDLGNPPLLGLRSLCKCILGFGLGRLRGRLVHGVIVVDAVMIVLAVLLHDFVFLLVQSNLTQERFLVPLLTMSLPTAVYSALVGVPLLRLAEFVGVLRPED; translated from the coding sequence GTGAGGCAGTTCATCCGCACGACCATGCTCTGGTTCCTGGTGGCCTTCGTCGGCGATGCGCTGGTGGCGCCCATGATAGACATCGCCGGGCGCGCTCCCGATTTCACGATCATCGCGCTGGTCATGCTGGCGCTGTCGGCGGGTGCGGTGCCGGCGACGGTGGGCGGCTTCGCCATCGGGCTGGTGCAGGACCTGGGCAATCCGCCGCTGCTGGGCCTGCGCTCGCTGTGCAAGTGCATCCTCGGATTCGGCCTGGGGCGGCTGCGCGGGCGGCTGGTGCACGGCGTGATCGTCGTCGATGCCGTGATGATCGTGCTGGCGGTGTTGCTGCACGACTTCGTGTTCCTGCTGGTCCAGAGCAACCTCACGCAGGAACGGTTCCTGGTGCCCCTGCTGACCATGAGCCTGCCGACGGCCGTCTACTCGGCGCTGGTCGGCGTGCCGCTGCTGCGCCTGGCCGAGTTCGTGGGCGTCCTGCGCCCCGAGGACTAG
- a CDS encoding rod shape-determining protein MreC: protein MNGRQHRFSPRGEVTALVSCVGLSLLLLFLPGDARVLVADSLSVVLTDPWMRVRSFAGDVVTLRGENAELQQRVAELELQASAADRELSDAARLAGPALDAGYTGELVPCRVVMRQRGRQVTMIKIASAQPVGWRVYQPVVSRAGYLGRVRQIVSAREAWVELLTAPDFALGVEIERTGLVGILRPHASTIRVDMIGRDEDVAPGDLVITSGITEVRDMAGTPDAGQTPRGFPLGVVATVEKPADGMFKDITIDLAASADVNETVFVVTSLGAGMGLTP, encoded by the coding sequence ATGAATGGACGCCAGCACCGGTTCTCGCCCCGCGGCGAAGTCACCGCGCTGGTGTCGTGTGTCGGTCTGTCCCTGCTGCTGCTCTTCCTGCCCGGCGACGCCCGGGTCCTCGTGGCCGACAGCCTCTCCGTGGTCCTGACCGATCCCTGGATGCGGGTGCGCAGCTTTGCCGGCGACGTGGTGACCCTTCGCGGCGAGAACGCCGAGTTGCAGCAGCGCGTGGCCGAACTGGAATTGCAGGCGTCGGCTGCTGATCGCGAGCTGAGCGATGCGGCGCGCCTGGCCGGGCCCGCCCTCGACGCCGGCTACACCGGCGAGCTGGTGCCCTGTCGCGTGGTCATGCGGCAGCGCGGGCGCCAGGTGACCATGATCAAGATCGCCAGTGCGCAGCCCGTGGGCTGGCGCGTCTACCAGCCGGTGGTCTCGCGCGCGGGCTACCTGGGCCGCGTGCGGCAGATCGTCAGTGCGCGCGAGGCGTGGGTCGAACTGTTGACGGCGCCGGATTTCGCCCTGGGCGTGGAGATCGAGCGCACCGGGCTGGTGGGGATCCTGCGACCGCACGCCAGTACCATCCGCGTGGACATGATCGGTCGTGACGAGGACGTGGCGCCCGGCGACCTGGTCATCACCTCGGGCATCACCGAGGTGCGCGACATGGCCGGGACACCGGACGCAGGGCAGACGCCGCGCGGGTTCCCGCTCGGCGTGGTGGCGACAGTGGAGAAACCGGCCGACGGCATGTTCAAGGACATCACCATCGACCTGGCCGCTTCCGCGGATGTGAACGAGACGGTCTTTGTCGTCACGAGCCTGGGGGCCGGGATGGGGCTGACGCCGTGA